One segment of Thermosynechococcus sp. HN-54 DNA contains the following:
- a CDS encoding FAD-dependent oxidoreductase yields MRQTLHTEVLVVGGGTGGVAAALTAARMGAQTVLVSETPWLGGMLTSAGVAAPDGNELMAWQTGLWGKFLRAIAQRQPEGLDHAWVSFFTFEPKVAAALFAEWVKATPNLTWIVSEVPQAVLRQGDRVVGVEFTTLTIHAPVTIDATELGDLLALGEIPHRWGWEWQAQTQEPSAPSAPTPLTQTYPVQAPTWVVVLQDYGEGAIAPEIPPSPLWDERKFSGAWSGYDPQHFLNYGRLPRNRFMLNWPQQGNDYGVGLERLVGSPQARQDFCQEARWHAQDFARYVQQQLGRRYGLAEDTFPKFPRQLGGEAYALHPYYRESRRLIGVTTIHEQDILPSAPPPVDAQGHYTGIAIGNYANDHHYPGMELPLMPKSIRWGGRWTGTPFVIPYTSLIPQRVEGFLVAEKNISVSHIANGATRLQPLVMGIGQGAGWLAATAIRQGKFLHQLVGTLDLKPLIQECRQAIFPFFNLPPQHPEWEAWQLQTLNTIDPTIPLPPTVAIAQPTPMTVSAGMQTVTGEFVKLGEQAYQLRTDQQSWPLVTLHPTVNDRLQAYRNGQPMTVTGFINPYARWIRVAHVA; encoded by the coding sequence GTGAGGCAAACGCTGCACACCGAAGTCTTAGTGGTTGGGGGTGGCACAGGGGGGGTAGCTGCTGCCTTAACGGCGGCTCGAATGGGTGCGCAAACGGTGCTGGTGAGTGAAACGCCGTGGCTAGGGGGAATGCTCACAAGTGCTGGGGTAGCTGCGCCCGATGGCAATGAACTCATGGCATGGCAAACTGGACTCTGGGGGAAGTTTCTGCGGGCGATCGCCCAACGCCAGCCAGAAGGGCTAGATCATGCGTGGGTGAGTTTCTTTACCTTTGAGCCAAAAGTCGCTGCTGCTCTTTTTGCCGAGTGGGTCAAGGCAACCCCCAACCTGACGTGGATTGTGAGTGAAGTTCCCCAAGCGGTCTTGCGACAGGGTGATCGCGTCGTTGGGGTGGAATTCACGACTCTTACCATCCATGCCCCAGTCACCATTGATGCAACAGAACTGGGCGACCTGCTTGCCCTCGGTGAGATTCCCCATCGCTGGGGGTGGGAGTGGCAGGCACAAACACAGGAACCCTCAGCCCCCTCAGCCCCCACGCCCCTCACCCAAACCTATCCTGTCCAGGCACCTACATGGGTAGTGGTTTTGCAGGACTATGGTGAGGGCGCGATCGCCCCGGAAATTCCTCCCTCCCCCCTTTGGGATGAGCGCAAGTTTAGCGGTGCTTGGTCAGGCTATGACCCGCAGCACTTTCTCAACTATGGCCGCCTGCCGCGGAACCGCTTTATGCTTAACTGGCCGCAGCAGGGGAATGACTATGGAGTGGGTCTGGAACGGCTGGTTGGCTCTCCTCAAGCCCGACAGGACTTTTGTCAAGAGGCGCGCTGGCACGCCCAAGATTTTGCCCGCTATGTGCAGCAACAGTTGGGTCGCCGCTATGGTTTAGCCGAGGATACCTTTCCTAAATTCCCTAGGCAGCTGGGGGGTGAAGCCTATGCCCTCCATCCCTATTACCGCGAAAGTCGTCGCCTGATTGGTGTCACTACAATTCACGAGCAGGATATTCTCCCCAGTGCTCCACCGCCCGTTGATGCCCAAGGTCACTACACGGGCATTGCCATCGGCAACTACGCCAACGATCACCATTATCCGGGGATGGAACTTCCCCTGATGCCGAAGTCCATCCGTTGGGGCGGTCGTTGGACGGGGACCCCCTTTGTGATTCCCTATACGTCGTTGATCCCCCAGAGGGTAGAGGGCTTTTTAGTGGCAGAGAAAAATATCTCGGTGAGCCATATTGCCAATGGTGCCACCCGCTTGCAACCCCTAGTGATGGGCATTGGGCAGGGGGCAGGGTGGTTAGCCGCCACAGCCATTCGCCAAGGGAAATTTTTGCACCAACTGGTAGGCACCCTTGATCTGAAGCCCCTGATTCAGGAGTGCCGGCAGGCAATTTTTCCCTTCTTTAACCTGCCGCCGCAACATCCCGAATGGGAAGCTTGGCAACTCCAGACATTAAACACCATTGATCCCACAATCCCCCTACCACCAACGGTGGCGATCGCCCAGCCCACACCAATGACCGTGAGCGCAGGAATGCAAACTGTCACGGGCGAATTTGTCAAACTGGGAGAGCAGGCCTATCAACTGCGCACCGATCAACAGTCTTGGCCTTTGGTGACACTGCACCCCACCGTGAACGATCGCCTACAAGCCTATAGAAATGGGCAACCGATGACAGTGACGGGCTTTATCAACCCCTATGCCCGATGGATTCGAGTGGCGCATGTGGCCTAG
- the lepB gene encoding signal peptidase I, producing the protein MSDGKLPPTNASTPESVTAKTQKATEPWWLEMAKTLGLAAVLAFGIRTFVAEARYIPTGSMEETLLINDRLIIEKISYYFHAPHRGDIIVFNPTPTLQQAGFRDAFIKRVVGLPGDRVELRQGRVYINNQPLPEPYLAPSTFTSVDTCAGMQPYLAQPQVIPANSYLVLGDNRNNSFDGRCWGVVPRNYIIGRAAIRFWPPDRWGLITAPREPQR; encoded by the coding sequence ATGTCCGATGGCAAACTGCCACCCACAAATGCTTCTACCCCTGAATCAGTGACAGCCAAGACGCAAAAGGCCACAGAACCTTGGTGGCTGGAGATGGCCAAAACCCTAGGACTAGCGGCTGTGCTTGCCTTCGGTATTCGTACATTTGTGGCAGAAGCGCGTTATATCCCCACTGGCTCGATGGAGGAGACGCTGCTGATTAACGATCGCCTGATTATTGAGAAGATTAGCTACTATTTCCATGCCCCCCATCGGGGCGACATTATTGTGTTTAATCCAACGCCCACGCTTCAGCAGGCAGGCTTTCGGGATGCCTTTATCAAACGGGTGGTGGGCTTGCCCGGCGATCGCGTGGAACTCCGCCAAGGGCGCGTCTATATCAACAATCAACCCCTGCCTGAACCCTATCTTGCGCCCTCAACCTTTACATCCGTAGATACCTGTGCTGGCATGCAGCCCTATCTCGCCCAACCACAGGTCATTCCTGCCAATAGTTACCTCGTTTTGGGGGACAACCGCAATAACAGCTTTGATGGCCGCTGCTGGGGAGTGGTGCCGCGCAATTACATTATTGGCCGTGCCGCCATTCGCTTTTGGCCTCCTGATCGCTGGGGGCTGATTACGGCTCCGAGGGAACCCCAACGGTGA
- a CDS encoding fructosamine kinase family protein, which yields MGRWQQLWDQFAAATGQRLHEGKALPVGGGSINTTYVWQHPEQTLFVKFNRPERQAMFAAEATALRAIAHVQTIRVPLPLLWGVVADASFLVLEYLPLTGSGDWWRMGVELAQLHLKGTGDRYGWPENNTIGATPQLNPWSDNWGEFFRDARLRYQFDLARRRGGHFPKAETLLAAVPELLNHEPTPTLVHGDFWSGNAAFCRTGEPVIFDPASYYGDREVDLAMSELFGGFPAAFYEGYEATYPLPAGYQQRKIIYNLYHILNHFNLFDGSYATQAQSMMEQIL from the coding sequence GTGGGTCGCTGGCAACAGTTGTGGGATCAATTTGCCGCAGCTACCGGTCAGCGGCTCCATGAGGGTAAAGCCCTGCCTGTGGGGGGCGGCAGCATAAACACCACCTATGTGTGGCAACATCCTGAGCAAACGCTCTTTGTTAAATTCAATCGCCCTGAACGGCAGGCCATGTTTGCTGCGGAGGCCACAGCCCTGAGGGCGATCGCCCATGTCCAGACCATTCGTGTTCCCTTGCCTCTTCTGTGGGGGGTAGTGGCGGACGCAAGTTTTTTAGTGTTGGAATACTTGCCCCTTACCGGTTCAGGTGATTGGTGGCGGATGGGGGTAGAACTAGCCCAGTTACACCTCAAGGGCACCGGCGATCGCTACGGTTGGCCAGAAAACAACACCATTGGCGCCACCCCCCAACTCAACCCTTGGTCAGACAACTGGGGGGAGTTTTTCCGCGATGCTCGCCTGCGGTATCAGTTTGATCTCGCTCGCCGTCGGGGTGGACACTTTCCGAAAGCCGAGACGCTCTTGGCTGCCGTTCCAGAGCTGTTGAACCACGAGCCAACTCCCACTTTGGTTCACGGGGATTTCTGGTCGGGGAATGCCGCTTTTTGCCGTACGGGCGAGCCGGTGATTTTTGATCCGGCTAGTTACTATGGCGATCGCGAAGTGGATTTGGCCATGAGTGAACTCTTTGGCGGGTTTCCTGCTGCCTTTTATGAAGGCTATGAAGCCACGTATCCGCTACCTGCGGGTTATCAGCAACGCAAAATCATTTACAACCTGTACCACATCCTCAATCACTTCAACCTGTTTGACGGTAGCTATGCCACCCAAGCCCAGTCCATGATGGAGCAGATTCTTTGA
- a CDS encoding Calvin cycle protein CP12, translated as MSNLEKQIEQAREEAHKICDTEGATSGQCAAAWDALEELQAEAAHQRAEQQDHKTSFQQYCDDNPDAAECRIYDD; from the coding sequence ATGAGTAATCTTGAGAAACAAATTGAACAAGCCCGCGAGGAGGCCCACAAAATCTGTGACACCGAAGGGGCAACCTCTGGACAGTGTGCCGCCGCTTGGGATGCCCTTGAGGAACTACAAGCGGAAGCTGCCCACCAACGTGCTGAGCAGCAAGATCACAAAACCTCCTTTCAGCAGTACTGTGATGACAACCCGGATGCTGCTGAGTGTCGCATTTACGACGACTAA
- a CDS encoding NAD(P)H-quinone oxidoreductase subunit 4, with protein MNVQFPWLTVLTLLPLVAAFFIPVLPDREGKTVRWYALAIALLEFVLSAMVFWQHYDAQSAQMQMLETVPWLPQIGLNWSLAVDGLAVPLILLTGLVNTVAIFAAWQVKQKPRLFYFLMLALYSAQIGVFAAQDLILFFLIWELELVPVYLLISIWGGAKRQYAATKFILYTALGSLFILIAGLAMAFYGGDFTLNMAALGLKDYPLALELLAYGGFLIAFGVKLPIFPLHTWLPDAHGEASAPVSMVLAGVLLKMGGYGLIRFNLQMLPDAHIYFAPVLIALGVVNIIYGALTAFGQENLKRRLAYSSISHMGFVLLGIGALNGTGLNGAMLQMLSHGLIAAALFFLAGVTYDRTHTLAMEKMSGIAQSMPKTFALFTAGSMASLALPGMSGFISELTVFLGLTNSDAYSTTFKVGVIFLAAVGVIITPVYLLSMVRRVFTGKQAGEMFDKLLLDINPRETFIALSLLVPIIAVGMYPKLATQTYDVTTTAIASHVHAALPAVAQHHLPLYAQLTQSAPSLVSEATVADSTL; from the coding sequence ATGAATGTCCAATTTCCTTGGCTGACTGTACTGACACTGCTGCCCTTAGTGGCAGCCTTTTTCATTCCCGTGTTGCCCGACCGTGAGGGGAAGACAGTCCGCTGGTATGCCCTAGCGATCGCACTCCTCGAATTTGTCCTTTCGGCAATGGTTTTCTGGCAGCACTACGATGCCCAATCCGCCCAGATGCAAATGCTGGAAACCGTGCCTTGGCTCCCGCAAATCGGCCTGAACTGGTCCCTAGCGGTTGATGGCCTTGCCGTCCCCCTGATTTTGCTGACGGGTCTGGTAAATACAGTGGCAATCTTTGCGGCTTGGCAAGTAAAGCAAAAGCCGCGTTTATTTTATTTCCTGATGCTGGCGCTCTACAGTGCCCAAATTGGCGTCTTTGCCGCCCAAGACCTCATCCTCTTCTTCCTGATTTGGGAGTTGGAATTGGTGCCCGTCTATCTGCTGATCTCCATCTGGGGGGGTGCCAAACGCCAATACGCTGCAACCAAGTTCATCCTTTACACTGCCCTTGGCTCTCTCTTTATCCTGATTGCAGGCTTGGCCATGGCCTTCTATGGCGGTGACTTTACGCTCAACATGGCGGCCTTGGGTCTCAAGGACTATCCCTTGGCACTCGAGCTTCTTGCCTATGGTGGTTTTCTGATTGCCTTTGGTGTCAAGCTGCCCATTTTTCCCCTGCACACTTGGTTGCCCGATGCCCATGGTGAAGCCTCGGCGCCCGTGTCAATGGTGTTGGCGGGCGTGCTCTTGAAAATGGGGGGCTATGGCCTGATTCGCTTCAACCTGCAAATGCTCCCCGATGCCCACATCTACTTTGCACCGGTGCTGATTGCCCTTGGGGTGGTGAATATCATCTATGGTGCCTTGACCGCCTTTGGCCAAGAGAACCTGAAGCGGCGGCTGGCCTACTCCTCCATTTCCCACATGGGCTTTGTACTCCTCGGTATTGGTGCCCTCAATGGCACTGGTCTCAATGGGGCGATGCTGCAAATGCTCTCCCACGGTTTGATTGCGGCTGCTCTCTTCTTCTTGGCCGGGGTGACCTACGATCGCACCCACACCTTGGCGATGGAAAAGATGAGCGGGATTGCCCAATCCATGCCGAAGACCTTTGCCCTCTTTACTGCTGGCTCCATGGCCTCGCTGGCGCTGCCGGGTATGAGTGGCTTTATCAGTGAATTGACCGTCTTTTTGGGCTTGACCAACAGTGATGCCTACTCCACCACCTTCAAAGTGGGAGTGATTTTCCTCGCTGCCGTGGGAGTGATTATCACGCCCGTCTATCTGCTCTCGATGGTGCGCCGTGTCTTTACGGGCAAGCAAGCGGGTGAGATGTTTGACAAACTACTGCTGGACATTAATCCCCGTGAGACCTTCATTGCTCTGTCCTTGCTGGTACCCATTATTGCGGTGGGAATGTATCCCAAGTTGGCTACCCAAACCTACGATGTGACCACGACGGCGATCGCCAGCCATGTCCATGCTGCCCTGCCCGCTGTAGCGCAGCACCATCTGCCCCTCTATGCCCAACTGACTCAATCCGCCCCCAGCTTGGTCAGTGAAGCCACCGTTGCCGACAGTACCCTCTAG
- a CDS encoding NADH-quinone oxidoreductase subunit K has product MIFLEASVFVTILVGFLATIVKKNLLMKIVTMDVMSTGVVALFVVIATHSGLVTPIARGGAFDAAYADPVAQAVILTAIVIGLSIQTLMLVAAMKLARDNPTLETAEIDQKYL; this is encoded by the coding sequence ATGATTTTCTTGGAAGCCAGTGTTTTTGTCACTATCCTCGTTGGGTTTCTAGCAACGATCGTCAAGAAAAACCTGCTAATGAAGATTGTGACAATGGATGTTATGAGTACGGGGGTAGTCGCTCTGTTTGTGGTCATTGCCACCCACAGTGGTCTAGTCACGCCCATTGCCCGTGGGGGAGCCTTTGATGCTGCCTATGCCGACCCCGTGGCTCAAGCCGTGATTTTAACCGCGATCGTGATTGGCCTTTCGATTCAAACGCTGATGCTGGTGGCGGCAATGAAGCTAGCGCGGGATAACCCGACTTTAGAAACCGCAGAAATTGATCAAAAGTATCTGTAG
- a CDS encoding cation:proton antiporter, whose protein sequence is MTELAIAWILLPFVAGLTLYLLPPLARGLTLAIALMSLCVGLGITINQVSTSFVLLDSFGISLSIDPLSGYFIVTNALVILAALLHTWQGGYKAFFYVLLCLLHGCANTVFISADFLSLYVNIEVLGIVVFLLIAYPRSDRPLWIGLRYLMVSNVAMLFYLMGVALVYQASHTFAFSALMQAPPEAMALILMALLAKGAIFISGLWLPQTNVVAAPIVAALLAGIVENAGVFSLARLSLLYGDIADIVRLFALASIFFGPIFALVADDVRRLLSFSTLGQLGWVVIAPPAAGLYALMHGLAKASLFLSVGELRHYRLSELRQEGLPRPVAIALIIAGYGIVGVPFLAGFPAKALTLSYLDPWQQGLLYGAGFLTATIYSKFLFLPRYPSKTLMPVGYSAATMVLLGGLVLANAGYIEAYSSGTSLLRACLPPLLGCGLVALGVSRWESAWRGAWERLEHLLGVMLLLLLGLVGLAL, encoded by the coding sequence ATGACGGAGCTGGCGATCGCTTGGATTTTGTTGCCCTTTGTGGCCGGCCTAACCCTTTATCTGCTGCCCCCCTTGGCGCGGGGTTTGACGCTGGCGATCGCCCTCATGTCCCTCTGTGTGGGTTTAGGTATCACTATCAACCAAGTCAGCACTTCATTTGTCCTTCTCGACAGCTTTGGCATTTCCCTGAGCATTGACCCCCTCAGTGGCTACTTTATTGTCACCAATGCCCTCGTGATTTTGGCGGCACTCTTGCACACATGGCAGGGGGGTTACAAAGCATTCTTTTATGTTCTGCTGTGCCTGCTCCACGGCTGTGCCAACACGGTCTTTATTTCAGCGGATTTCCTCAGTCTCTACGTCAATATTGAGGTGCTGGGGATTGTGGTCTTTCTTTTGATTGCCTATCCTCGCAGCGATCGCCCCCTCTGGATTGGCCTGCGCTACCTGATGGTCAGCAATGTGGCCATGCTCTTCTATCTAATGGGGGTGGCCTTAGTCTATCAGGCCAGTCATACATTTGCCTTTAGTGCCTTGATGCAAGCACCACCAGAGGCTATGGCTCTGATTTTGATGGCATTGTTGGCCAAGGGCGCCATTTTTATTAGTGGGCTTTGGTTGCCCCAAACTAACGTCGTTGCTGCTCCTATTGTTGCTGCTCTCCTGGCCGGCATTGTCGAAAATGCGGGGGTGTTTAGCCTAGCTCGCCTCAGTCTGCTCTATGGGGACATTGCCGATATTGTTCGCCTTTTTGCTCTTGCCTCCATCTTTTTTGGCCCAATATTTGCCTTGGTGGCCGATGATGTACGACGGCTGCTCAGCTTTAGTACCCTTGGCCAATTAGGATGGGTAGTCATAGCTCCCCCGGCGGCGGGTTTGTATGCCCTCATGCACGGCTTGGCAAAGGCTAGTCTTTTTTTGAGTGTGGGGGAACTGCGCCACTATCGCCTCAGTGAATTGCGCCAAGAAGGTTTGCCGCGTCCAGTGGCGATCGCCCTCATCATTGCTGGCTACGGGATTGTCGGCGTGCCCTTCCTTGCAGGATTTCCAGCCAAAGCCTTAACGCTGAGTTATCTTGACCCTTGGCAGCAGGGACTCCTTTACGGTGCGGGCTTTTTGACCGCGACAATTTACAGCAAATTCCTCTTTTTACCCCGCTATCCTAGCAAGACCCTCATGCCCGTGGGCTATAGTGCCGCCACAATGGTGCTCTTGGGCGGGCTAGTTTTGGCTAATGCGGGCTACATCGAAGCCTACAGTAGTGGCACAAGTCTGTTACGTGCCTGTCTGCCGCCCTTGCTGGGTTGTGGCTTGGTGGCCTTGGGGGTCTCGCGCTGGGAATCCGCTTGGCGAGGCGCTTGGGAGCGTCTAGAGCATCTCCTAGGGGTGATGCTGTTACTGTTACTTGGCTTGGTGGGGTTAGCCCTATGA
- a CDS encoding Na+/H+ antiporter subunit E, which produces MTLNYLNFALRLTIWLLLTADFGLVNFGIGILVSLLLPQGRGGVATLRQWLSTLGKVAMAVPRAYTEAIEMMVRPHRHEEIVREPVDPTRDPGLIFLDIFTITFTPKTIVLHYDEEGWFEVHQLVERRPDK; this is translated from the coding sequence ATGACACTCAACTACTTAAACTTTGCCCTCCGCTTGACAATTTGGCTGCTCCTGACTGCGGACTTTGGTCTTGTCAATTTTGGGATTGGCATTCTCGTTTCGCTGCTATTGCCCCAAGGGCGAGGGGGTGTAGCCACACTACGGCAGTGGCTGAGTACCTTAGGGAAAGTCGCTATGGCTGTCCCTCGTGCCTACACTGAAGCCATTGAAATGATGGTGCGTCCCCATCGCCATGAAGAGATCGTCCGTGAACCCGTCGATCCCACCCGCGACCCCGGTCTGATTTTCCTAGATATTTTCACGATCACATTTACACCAAAAACAATTGTTCTGCATTATGACGAGGAGGGCTGGTTTGAAGTGCATCAATTGGTAGAGCGGAGACCCGACAAATGA
- a CDS encoding monovalent cation/H(+) antiporter subunit G, protein MLQWLSYACISFGLFLWLWGTWPLVSRRSPLYKLHFLSVSDTLGSMAIMIGVLLRIPREWPLLVLALISLALWNTILGYVLAYCSQGEDTDG, encoded by the coding sequence ATTTTACAATGGCTTAGTTATGCCTGTATTAGTTTTGGTTTATTTCTTTGGTTGTGGGGAACTTGGCCGCTAGTAAGCCGGAGATCGCCCCTCTATAAACTTCATTTTTTGTCAGTTTCCGATACTCTAGGCTCGATGGCGATCATGATCGGGGTGTTACTACGCATTCCCCGCGAATGGCCCCTTCTAGTCTTAGCATTGATCTCCCTTGCCCTCTGGAATACCATTCTGGGCTACGTTTTGGCCTACTGCTCCCAAGGGGAGGACACTGATGGATAA
- a CDS encoding DUF4040 domain-containing protein, producing MDNWLIAVTALLPLTALMLVFQENPYHALVIRGIIGAVAALLYAILGAADVALTEALVGTMLSIMLYAVAVRSSLVLRLGILASALSTDSLDHLLEAIREAVAPYHLRVELIIYPTFEQLKIALQDREIHALCAEEQTQMLTMTRVPRLYTILKPHLTSLTELVYYPLPSEEESAA from the coding sequence ATGGATAACTGGCTCATTGCTGTCACTGCACTCCTACCCCTAACAGCTCTGATGCTGGTGTTTCAGGAGAATCCCTACCACGCCCTTGTCATTCGCGGCATTATTGGTGCCGTGGCGGCTCTCCTCTATGCCATTCTCGGAGCTGCCGATGTGGCGCTAACCGAAGCCCTAGTGGGCACAATGCTCTCAATTATGCTCTACGCGGTTGCAGTACGCTCTTCCTTGGTGCTGCGATTGGGCATCTTAGCTTCGGCACTCTCCACCGATAGCTTGGATCATTTACTAGAAGCCATTCGTGAAGCCGTTGCCCCCTATCATTTGCGCGTTGAATTAATCATTTATCCCACATTTGAGCAACTCAAAATAGCACTTCAGGATCGTGAAATTCATGCTCTATGTGCTGAGGAACAGACGCAGATGTTAACAATGACCCGTGTACCACGTCTCTACACCATCCTCAAGCCCCACCTCACCAGTCTCACAGAACTCGTGTATTACCCCTTGCCTAGTGAAGAGGAGTCAGCGGCATGA
- a CDS encoding Na(+)/H(+) antiporter subunit B, translating to MMWLYGIAAVLLLVKMLMIPTLPAVPTIPIVETLVSQSAIPNAVTAVILRNRLYDTIFEVVVFTLAIMGAQYLLSNEKPLGHVSRFNDQPSIVLARFGATICSLVCIELALRGHLSPGGGFAAGVAGGTAIGLVAITSAPEWLESIYRRFHAATWEKISVIVFILCGASLLMGVALPRGQFGTLLSGGWIPWLNILIALKVALGSWAAVLTFIRYRGLL from the coding sequence ATGATGTGGCTCTATGGGATTGCGGCAGTGCTGCTGCTCGTGAAAATGCTGATGATCCCCACCCTACCTGCGGTACCAACGATTCCCATTGTCGAAACCCTTGTTAGCCAGAGTGCGATTCCCAATGCCGTTACCGCTGTGATTTTGCGCAATCGCTTGTACGACACCATCTTTGAAGTGGTGGTATTTACCCTTGCCATCATGGGGGCGCAGTATTTGCTCAGCAATGAAAAACCCCTTGGCCACGTTAGCCGCTTTAATGATCAGCCTTCGATTGTTTTGGCAAGATTTGGCGCCACCATTTGCTCCCTTGTGTGTATTGAGTTGGCCTTGCGGGGGCACCTGAGTCCGGGGGGCGGATTTGCGGCTGGCGTTGCTGGCGGGACGGCGATCGGTCTTGTGGCTATTACCTCAGCCCCAGAGTGGTTAGAGAGCATTTATCGTCGCTTCCATGCAGCGACATGGGAAAAAATCTCCGTCATTGTTTTCATTCTCTGTGGTGCCAGCCTGCTGATGGGAGTAGCATTGCCTAGGGGTCAATTCGGCACGCTCCTCAGTGGTGGCTGGATTCCTTGGCTGAATATTCTCATTGCCCTGAAAGTGGCCTTGGGGTCGTGGGCGGCAGTGCTGACGTTTATTCGCTATCGCGGCCTGCTTTAA
- a CDS encoding type VII toxin-antitoxin system MntA family adenylyltransferase antitoxin gives MERWQWRLKSYQKAFQRLQEGVELSRTRPLSNIEKQAVIFLRGSNLRMQESTLETILAVIRRHPTVKRVVLFGSRARGDAHSGSDIDLAIAAPDMDFDEYLRLRRELAELNIPYMVDLLKLEYISDQALQENIRNEGQILYQAQSLMMTEQL, from the coding sequence ATGGAACGCTGGCAGTGGCGACTCAAGAGCTATCAAAAGGCATTTCAGAGACTTCAGGAAGGGGTGGAATTGTCTCGGACTCGACCTTTGAGCAACATAGAAAAGCAAGCGGTCATTTTTTTGAGAGGCTCGAATCTGAGGATGCAGGAATCAACCCTTGAAACAATTCTGGCGGTGATTCGTCGCCATCCAACGGTCAAAAGGGTCGTGCTCTTTGGCTCACGGGCAAGGGGGGATGCCCACAGCGGTTCCGATATTGATCTGGCGATCGCTGCCCCTGATATGGACTTTGACGAATATCTACGGCTACGGCGTGAACTGGCCGAACTAAACATTCCCTATATGGTGGACTTACTGAAGCTCGAGTACATTTCTGATCAAGCGCTACAGGAAAATATCCGTAACGAAGGGCAGATTTTGTATCAAGCACAATCCTTGATGATGACGGAGCAACTGTAG
- a CDS encoding Uma2 family endonuclease gives MTQLVHVIPLESGDRLTREEFEYRYEHSPHIKKAELINGVVFVASPIRVRKHAQPHGHMIVWLGTYATLMPSLMICDNATVRLDDQNEVQPDVLLRLEESAGGQSRISADDYIEGAPELVIEIASSSAAYDLHDKKDLYCRCGVKEYLVWVVSEQVFYWYHREQGSYVQQQPDPEGILRSQEFAGLWLNLPALLQGDMQQVMRTLQQGLDQPLPKE, from the coding sequence ATGACTCAATTGGTCCATGTCATCCCTCTTGAAAGTGGCGATCGCCTGACCCGCGAGGAATTTGAATACCGCTATGAGCACTCTCCCCACATCAAAAAAGCGGAACTCATCAATGGAGTCGTGTTTGTGGCCTCCCCAATCAGAGTGAGAAAGCACGCTCAACCTCACGGACACATGATTGTGTGGCTGGGTACCTATGCGACACTGATGCCCAGTTTGATGATTTGTGACAATGCCACTGTACGGCTGGATGACCAGAATGAAGTGCAACCTGATGTGCTGTTGCGTCTCGAAGAATCGGCGGGTGGCCAGTCGCGCATTAGTGCCGATGACTACATTGAAGGAGCACCTGAGTTAGTGATTGAAATTGCCTCCAGTAGTGCTGCCTACGATCTGCATGATAAAAAAGACCTCTATTGTCGCTGTGGCGTCAAGGAATATCTGGTGTGGGTGGTCTCGGAACAGGTCTTCTACTGGTATCACCGAGAGCAGGGGAGCTACGTTCAGCAACAGCCCGATCCAGAGGGGATTTTACGCAGTCAGGAATTTGCTGGTCTCTGGCTAAATTTGCCTGCCCTTTTACAAGGGGATATGCAACAGGTGATGCGCACATTACAACAGGGGCTGGATCAACCACTTCCCAAGGAATAG